Proteins encoded by one window of Pseudomonadota bacterium:
- a CDS encoding FAD-linked oxidase C-terminal domain-containing protein, whose translation MQLKEKLLQADIREEQLFDTPEALLCYGYDATRQMGQPQMVVLAETTAQVAAVMSIARQLQIPVFPRGAGSGMSGGSVPVSNGIVLSLTRMKQIVEIDLDNLMAVVEPGVITEELQEAVSKHGLMYPPDPASLAFSTIGGNVAENAGGPRAVKYGVTGNYVSGLEVVLPDASIINTGNKCIKSVSGYDLTHLFVGSEGTLGIITKILLRLVPAPAVTSTLLLGFADMETAAQAITHMVRQHIIPSTTEFLDHHSINAIRDSLPFTLPEKARTLLLVEVDGDAESVKRESSAIQKLVESSTVMILTASGQEERDTLWQARRSLSPAIAKIAPDKINEDIAVPRSEIPAVLRKIEAIAQKADLPIVCFGHAGDGNIHVNVMLDKSDPRQARMGEKAVKEIFAATIELGGTLSG comes from the coding sequence TTGCAGCTGAAAGAGAAATTGCTTCAAGCTGACATCCGCGAGGAACAGCTTTTTGATACCCCCGAAGCCCTGCTCTGCTACGGCTATGATGCCACCCGGCAGATGGGACAACCACAAATGGTGGTTTTAGCGGAAACTACGGCCCAGGTAGCGGCGGTAATGTCCATCGCCCGGCAGCTGCAAATTCCCGTTTTTCCCCGGGGAGCCGGTAGCGGCATGTCCGGCGGTTCGGTACCGGTAAGCAACGGCATTGTGCTCTCACTGACCAGAATGAAACAAATAGTGGAAATCGATCTTGACAACCTGATGGCAGTTGTGGAACCAGGCGTCATTACCGAAGAACTGCAGGAAGCAGTCTCAAAACATGGCCTCATGTATCCACCGGACCCGGCCAGCCTGGCTTTTTCCACTATCGGCGGCAACGTGGCGGAAAATGCCGGTGGCCCCCGGGCAGTTAAATACGGGGTTACCGGAAATTATGTCAGCGGCCTCGAAGTGGTATTGCCTGATGCTTCCATCATTAATACCGGCAATAAATGCATCAAATCAGTCTCCGGTTACGACTTGACCCATCTCTTTGTGGGCTCGGAAGGCACCCTGGGAATTATCACCAAGATCCTTCTGCGGCTGGTACCGGCACCAGCGGTTACCAGCACCCTGTTACTTGGTTTTGCCGATATGGAGACCGCCGCCCAAGCGATTACCCATATGGTGCGTCAGCATATCATTCCCTCAACCACCGAATTTCTCGATCACCATTCCATTAATGCCATCCGTGATTCCCTGCCCTTCACCCTGCCGGAAAAAGCCCGGACTTTATTGCTGGTGGAAGTGGATGGCGATGCTGAAAGCGTCAAACGCGAATCCAGCGCGATTCAAAAACTGGTTGAATCCAGTACGGTGATGATTCTTACCGCCAGCGGGCAAGAAGAAAGAGATACTCTCTGGCAGGCCCGCCGCTCCCTGTCACCGGCCATTGCCAAAATCGCTCCGGATAAGATAAATGAAGATATTGCCGTACCTCGATCGGAAATTCCGGCGGTGCTCAGAAAAATTGAAGCAATAGCTCAGAAAGCCGATCTCCCCATTGTCTGTTTCGGCCATGCCGGCGATGGCAATATTCATGTGAATGTCATGCTGGACAAAAGCGATCCCCGGCAAGCCCGGATGGGTGAAAAGGCGGTAAAAGAAATTTTTGCCGCCACGATTGAATTAGGAGGCACTCTGTCGGGCGA